Proteins encoded within one genomic window of Amycolatopsis sp. 2-15:
- a CDS encoding PRC and DUF2382 domain-containing protein codes for MTVPHSQDFASWAGKTIHDTAGQKIGKVGQLWADDASGAPSWVTVNTGLFGTSETFLPVQGLQPRGDDLQASYDKDVVKDAPHVDPSGNHLDPGEISRLYQHYGLDTGQGQVGRTDTVADTGRDTSGPTTDDAMTRSEERLRVGTQREQTGRATLRKYVVTETQQVSVPVTHEEVHVEREPITEANAGAALDGPAISEEEHEMTLHAERPVVETEAVPVERVRLAKEEVTETETVSGEVRKERIDTDDLPENRPRH; via the coding sequence ATGACAGTGCCTCATTCCCAGGATTTCGCTTCTTGGGCCGGAAAAACCATTCACGACACGGCTGGTCAGAAGATCGGCAAGGTCGGCCAGTTGTGGGCCGACGACGCCAGTGGCGCCCCTTCATGGGTCACCGTCAACACCGGCCTGTTCGGCACGAGCGAGACGTTCCTGCCCGTCCAGGGCCTGCAACCCCGCGGTGACGACCTCCAGGCGTCCTACGACAAGGACGTCGTCAAGGATGCACCCCACGTCGACCCCTCAGGCAACCATCTCGACCCAGGCGAGATAAGCCGGCTCTACCAGCACTACGGTCTCGACACCGGACAAGGCCAGGTCGGGCGGACCGACACTGTGGCCGACACCGGGCGGGACACCTCCGGCCCCACCACCGACGACGCGATGACGCGTTCGGAGGAACGGCTGCGGGTGGGCACACAGCGAGAGCAGACCGGCCGGGCGACGCTTCGCAAGTACGTCGTCACCGAGACTCAGCAGGTCTCGGTCCCGGTGACGCACGAAGAGGTCCACGTCGAGCGCGAACCCATCACCGAGGCCAACGCCGGCGCCGCTCTCGACGGCCCGGCCATCTCCGAGGAAGAGCACGAGATGACCCTGCACGCCGAACGGCCGGTCGTGGAGACCGAGGCCGTGCCGGTCGAACGAGTACGACTGGCGAAGGAAGAGGTCACCGAGACCGAGACGGTCTCCGGCGAGGTGCGCAAGGAGCGCATCGACACCGACGACCTGCCCGAGAACCGCCCGCGCCATTAA
- a CDS encoding serine/threonine-protein kinase, whose protein sequence is MTVGRYEVQHLIGSGGTARVYRAFDRRLGRPVALKVYDRDVVAADQVRRLREKTIQAGIDHPGVVAVLDSGTDHSRPFLVMQLVDGGNLAERLLAGPLPAAEVSGLGVRLTESLAHLHNRRVVHRDLKPANILLGPDGPLIGDFGIAHELGSTHITGTGFVTGTAAYLAPEQITGEPAGPAADVYALGLILLECLTAEREYPGTMAESALARLHRSPRIPDGLPGPLAHTLTRMTAREPEHRPTAHEALQMLRQPTTTHTGTAVTGQARVPGSTRRRRTPIALSGLAATAAAAAVVVALTSPDAPRPSTPAAEAPTMTVPAPSATPVQIIPAPSPATSAKSPATAIAGPPAPPGPASLPGPGALTANRDDKAANPADKAKGKPKDKGKGHTHP, encoded by the coding sequence TTGACCGTCGGACGCTACGAGGTCCAGCACCTGATCGGCAGCGGAGGTACCGCGCGGGTCTACCGGGCGTTCGATCGAAGGCTCGGCCGCCCGGTCGCGCTCAAGGTGTACGACCGGGACGTCGTCGCGGCGGACCAGGTACGGCGGCTCCGGGAGAAGACCATCCAGGCCGGTATCGACCACCCCGGGGTGGTGGCCGTGTTGGACAGCGGGACCGATCACAGCAGGCCGTTTCTGGTGATGCAGCTGGTGGACGGCGGAAACCTCGCCGAGCGCCTGCTCGCCGGGCCCTTGCCGGCCGCAGAAGTGTCCGGGCTGGGGGTCCGCCTCACCGAGTCGCTGGCACACCTGCACAACCGGCGCGTCGTGCACCGGGACCTCAAGCCCGCCAACATCCTGCTCGGCCCCGACGGCCCGCTGATCGGCGATTTCGGCATCGCCCACGAACTCGGCTCGACCCACATCACCGGCACCGGGTTTGTGACCGGCACGGCCGCCTACCTCGCACCGGAGCAGATCACCGGTGAACCGGCCGGACCGGCCGCCGACGTCTACGCACTCGGCCTCATCCTGCTCGAGTGCTTGACCGCGGAGCGGGAGTATCCCGGCACGATGGCCGAATCGGCACTCGCGCGGCTGCACCGGTCTCCGCGTATCCCCGACGGGCTGCCCGGTCCCCTCGCACACACCCTCACACGCATGACCGCCCGCGAACCAGAGCACCGCCCCACCGCACACGAAGCATTGCAGATGCTGCGCCAGCCCACGACCACGCACACCGGCACCGCGGTCACTGGCCAGGCCCGCGTGCCGGGTTCCACGCGGCGCCGACGAACCCCGATCGCCTTGAGCGGCCTCGCAGCCACGGCCGCGGCGGCAGCAGTTGTCGTGGCGCTCACGAGTCCCGACGCGCCCCGCCCGTCAACTCCCGCCGCCGAAGCACCCACGATGACCGTCCCGGCCCCTTCGGCGACGCCTGTGCAGATCATCCCCGCCCCCTCACCGGCGACGTCCGCAAAGTCACCTGCGACGGCGATCGCTGGGCCACCAGCCCCGCCAGGCCCGGCCTCACTGCCCGGCCCTGGCGCTCTCACGGCCAACCGCGACGACAAGGCTGCCAATCCAGCCGACAAAGCCAAGGGGAAACCCAAGGACAAGGGCAAGGGCCACACCCACCCCTGA